tcacacacacacacacttaaatatttaaacaacacTCACCTGCTATTGTCTTCTTATTCAACTGCTCAACAATATTTCTCTTGAGTCGTTTCTCGTGATGAGAGGAGCTGCATTGTCTTCCTTCAGCGGCGCAGCTATTTTCCAGTAGGGAACACTCAACCAACATCACCGATCAAGAGAGTACCCGGATCCATGCAtgagaaaactttaaaagtcaAATAATACTCTTTTGTGGATCTCATAATGTGCCTTATAGCCCGCGGTTGAgcataatgaaaacatttcatttatttatgagTAAATGCCGAGACTGGTTTTGCTGTTCGGAAATAATGCTTTCTCTGTAATTCAAAGGAATGGTAAGCATTTGAGCGCCATATTGATCAAAACATCGATTACATATActggtctttctttttttatagagCAAATAGAAAAACATTCTTCATCTGCTGTCAGTGAAGGCTTATATGGCAACCAGACATCTATTGTCAGGTGTAACTAGGCGAAACTAACTGGCGATAGGAAGCCACAACATCGAGGAGCCTGACTTGTCCTATGATCTTCCAGGCGtgacaagttttgttttctctcttttcttgacTGTATTCTTTCTCTGCGCTGGTTGTTCTCTTTCTGGAAGAAATAGTGAGACACAGCAGACCTTACACGGGACGATCACAAGACCCCGGGCTGCTggaacaatttgttttcttttagatgAGTTTCTTGTAGAGAAATAAATTCTATAACTCTGGTCTCTAAGAAAGTCAAAAACATCTcttcttttataaatgtaacttatatatatatatataaacattcattGTAGATATATTCAATCCGTTTGCTCTTATAATCATTTTCATCAGCTGAAAGAATTACTCAGACTGAGAGCAATGACTCATTCCCCACCCCAGCCTACCTGCTCTCCACCTGTCATTCATGTACAATGTCCTTAATATCATCAATTCTATAAAAGTAACGgtaaacaaattgaaaaaaacaaacaaataaaacttcctTGCATTGTAATTTTCAGGAACAAACAAGTGGCGGTTCATCTCCCTgagtggcataggtgtgtcctatctttaATCTTGCAAGAACTACCTCCTCCCGTCTCGTAGGATGGCACGAAGGTAGGCGATcggaaagaaagggaagagtgGTGAATAATTTGTTGTGGCCCACGTGGCAACAAATGTGATTTTAGAGTGTTTAACGGTTGTGATGGTGAGTAGATGGCGGATATTGGAAAGGAGGACTGAGCTCGCGTGAAAGCATGAGAGAGCGTGAATGACGAAAGTTTTCAGATTGCGTGTATGAATGACGTAAAAAAAGAGGTATGACGAAGAAAAGAAGAGCGGGAGAAAGGACGGGGAAAGAAGGGAGGTAAGACTGGTACTTCTGGGAAGAATCCGTGAGTGAAAGCACATTTCACTGCGGCGTAAGTGGAAAGTGAGAACGAACCCCTACTACATAAAGACTAAAGTGCAACAAATGTGATTTTAGTGCGTGTTTAAAGGTTAcgatggtgggtagatggcggatatggaagggaagagatttttgactgttttgtagCACGGTAactaaacaaattaataaaattgtttcataAATCAAAGTACTATAgttattacaattaaaaaaaattagtactTTTCCCCACAAACTTCCATTTGTAAGTTATTTCTGGCTGTCGGTCATGTCTCCACAGCGATGTACACAGCCCGGCAATTCTAGAAGTTTTTACTTCTCCCATGTTACGTCAAAATCTAGATTACGTACTTCAGTCGACGTCATAACAACTTCGTTACATCATTTTCACGAAATTGCTGTCAacgatttctttctcttctacaACCGACTTCAGCGTCTGCTGCCATTCAAGCGAACACAGGTACCTCGTAGTCTCCTATGATCCaggtaaagtttgtttgtttttaaaaaaaaaaccaacagaacatCAAGAAATatccgtgaaaaaaaaaaatctggcttatgtgcatgtatgctgCAGTTTGTTTTCAGAACCGGTATGAGGCGCAAATCACTCTGATGATCATCGACTAATGGTTGAGGAGCTTGAAATAATCTTTCGTCATGCGTTGGATAAACTTCTTGGGCATGTTCAACTTGATGGCCCTTGTAAGATTGTTTTGCATCTTGTCCTCTTCTTTGTCTACCTGTAGAATGAACAGGTCCATATTCTCCTGGTTGTGTGCAGACGACATTGTAAAGATCTAAATCATGAAtcaattaaaaagtaaataaaacgaACACGTTAAAGAGAAGAGTAATCCAAGGGAATTAAAtctataatgtaaatatttcgCAAAAAAAGTCTATTTTCATATCGAGAAACGACTAGGGACAGGattaatttcaaagttaaaatacttttatttttgcatttaacaTTTTACTGAGCATGGGATGCTTGGCATTATAATCATGTTATTAGCAATAATACGGACATCTTTGTAGGCGTATACAGCTATGAAGAGGTAGTTGATATGTTCTAATAAAGGAAAACCAATTCTAAATGTGGACcgtttgattgattgattgattgattgattgatgatgatgatgatgattgatgattgatgattgatgattgattgatgatgatgatgattgatgattgattgatgattgattgatgattgattgatgattgattgattgattgattgatgatgattgatgattgattattgatgattgattgattgattgatgatgatgatgatgatgatgatgatgattgtcttTCAGCTTTTTGTAGGCGTCCCGGTCTTACTCATCGGTGCCATGTTTGGCCCGGTTATACATTCTGCACTTCTGGGCACAGCTTTCGATGTTTCGCAGGACTACAACGACAAGGCTGGCACCAAAGTCGAAGTCACAGAAGCTGACTTCGGCCCCGTTGGAGAATCACTGAAAATCCCCATTATGGGCGTGGGCGGCGCCATAATCCTTCATTTGTCTTTTAGGATTCATCGCAGTCCTCACCGAATTGAAACCTATCTTCATACTGGTTTGTTCTATTTCTCTCTGAACCCGCTATGTAAATGTAGTCGTCGTGACTTTAGCTTGTTTTGCATGCTACGTTGAAAGGCAAGCAACAAACTAATATGAAGCCCAGATTAAGGTCTCAAGATACAGATTTAAATATTCGAATACACCTTATAAGCAAGGCTCACAAtatttttaaccctttttttgCTCCCAGcctcttacctccctttaaaTTTGTTGATGTCGATAGTTCTTTTAACTTCATTCAGAGACTCGGTataatattttcagaaaatacttTCATAGGTCTGACAATGTCTCTAGGATGTAGGTCTTCTATGATGACTTTTGTATGTAGAGACAAAGCTAGCTATGAGAACTTTAAAGTGGGTGTACATCCACTGGGTAGTTGTCGAACACAATGACAGGGAATCCAAGGAGATTGAATGGGGCGGTCTCATCTCTTTTGAATgctgtaaaacatttatatggGGACTCTCCTTTTCTGACTGTCGTTGCAGTACTTGCTGGTTTTGCTATATTATATCTTCTTTCAACTGCTACTCATCGGAAAGTTCGCGGAGGACACGAACGCGGTAAGTCACATGCGACCAAGGTAGGTCCCACAATTTGCTCAAGATTCATCAAGAAACATGCTTATATTTGTTCGCATGGGCAACTTGCATTAGCATGAACTGCAAGCACATGCTCACATTTAAGTTTTATATTAATCTAATAAATGTCATGCATTCTCAGTTCCTGACCGAGCACAACGGAAATAATCAGCTCAAAAGCGGTGCGTGTTCTTGCTACCTTTCTGAATCTGTATAAAATAGTTGTAATATGTTATAATACGCTCTGATTTTTCCTAATAAGTGCTAATGAGGCAACAGACAGCCCAATTTTGAATATTATCACATGTGTATAGATATATTAAAACCTGGACCACTATATTTACTAATTTCTATAAGAAAAATCGCAACACGtatgaaaatgtttcatatttgtTATAAAATGCTGACCCAcgctatttgtttgtttgtttgtcagttcTTTGGCTGCATAAAGGCACACATACTTTCCACCATCACAGACCACTACGAGGGTCTGAACAGCAGTGAGCCCTTCACCGTCACCTGGAACGTCCATATGATTCAAGTTAGTCAGGGGCACTTCATTTGTCTGTACACATTCAATACAAGGGAGCGGTAAACAATGCAGCACACACTCGCAATCAAGGAATatggttttaaaaattaaaaaaaaaaaacaaaactcattcaCAACAACCATTTGCAGCGGCGGTCATCTGAAGCCGCTTTTCAAAGAAATCAGTGAATCAATTAGAAACCATATCACATCAGCTTTAAGAGTTACTCTAATAATCCTTATGCTTGAATTCCTCTGTTCCTCCGTTAATGGGAACGATTGACgaacgtttgttttttttaatttttgattacAGAATCAGTGCTGTGGTGTCGACAACTACTTGGACTTTGAAAATGCTACAAAATGGACTCGAGAACTGAATCGTACTAAGCTAGTGATTCCTATGGCATGCTGCCGTATACCATCAACTGACTTGGAATGTTCTCGTATGCCGAGGGACTACAACAGCCACTTCTTGACGGTTTGGATTCATCTATCACAGatccattttaattttttcttagcGCTACTGAATGTCAGTGTTTTGATTGTAGTTTGAAATATGGTCTTGCTCGATTGTTTGCTTCGGCGATTTCCTTAAACGACATCTAAGAATAAATCTGTTGTATTACTTGCGTCATGTTTcttacaaaactatttttcccAGGGCTGTTTCCCCAAATTTAAGGATAAAATCGAACGGTGGAAGGACACTATACTAGCCATAGGAGGGACTATTGTTGGAGTTCAGGTAAGTTTTATAGTTTTGgtgtatttcttttcaaaataaaagagtTACAGCAATGACCTAACTATGACATTCATTTCACACTATAAGCAGAGTATAGTTTATTGTcttttcgtcgtcgtcgtcgtcgtcctcctcctcctcctgctcctcatcatcatcatcatcatcatcatcattttgcaGATCAGTATGGTGTTCCTGGTCCTTTACGTCATGAATCAGCTAGGCATAGACGTATGGTTTCGTGAGTTAATCTTGAAACCTCTGGGTCTGAGCGAGCTCCCACCGGTGAGTGTGTGCAACGTGTACTGTCAACGTAGCAGCTTCCATACGAGAGTAGATATGACTGCGGAAACATGGCATACTGGCCACTTTAATGTTGAAATCTGGTGGTCGTGAATGTGCGACAAAAATACGATCTTTCATTTCAACTGACGTTTTGAAATCAGAATCCtctacagggcttctgcttacgcaaaaaattgcgtacagtacgcattaaaagttcggaggaccctttcaatttcgtcaatggggtccccttcaaatttgggcgaagaacagggaccccttaaaaatctgaagaagggttccctgggaccccaaagaatttagccttagcagaagccctgctctATATTCCGTTTGTTGTACACATACTAGGATATGAATCGTAAAAGGCCGTATTCAGGCCATATTAGACTttcattaatttaataaatgtttctcaGACCTCCTACTTAAAGTAGAAAATGACAGGTATGTTACCTCTACAAGTGCTGATTTTGTGTTAACGACGAATACCAGCGGAAGTTTTGagacatttttatctttgtactactttctttattttttattataatctttctgtctttccataTTTTGAGAGGGAATCTGGTTTTTATCGGTATTAAAAGACATTTAACTTATGACCTCATTCTttcgtaaatatttttttcttttcaacccTAGGAGCCGACGCCAGAGCCGATAACTCCCGCCTGAAAAACACAAGAATTTCTGACAGTCCAGCTGTCTTTTTCGTTTCTTCTCGTTTCCCGGGTTTTGATCAGTTTTGGCTTACCGGAGTTTTGCGGTTATTTGGCTGTTGGATTTGTTTtgcctttaaaacattttgctgtaCAGGACATTATACTGTTACTACTGTGACTGAAGTCTTACTCACAGGCAGTGTTGAGGGTTGTGTACAGAGGTGGTAAGGATCCTCTAGTCGTGGAATCTCCAATGATGTGCAGAAATGTGTGGCAAGTGCATGCGTGACTGCATGTTACGCTTGAGCGCATCGACACGTACAACTGTTTATGCATGCAGGAGAAAGATGGATAAAAGGggaatttggatttttttttgtgcgaaaaaatatatgtaaaaaatagttattcctttaaatttgaaatatcGGTTTGCAATTGCTTaagtaaaatttttttgaacatttgattttgtttataagTGCAAAAACTCTATCATCCAATTGTTAATGCATGCAGTTTATGGTCACCTATCTGTGTTACTTATTCGCCAAATTAATTTATATCAATTGTCTTTGAGTGTTTTGGGTGTTTTAGTTAAACCTCAAATTTATAAGCAGGTAATAATCAGTAAAGCTATTAAGCAGAATGTCTATATTGCCAACATTTTTCTCCAGcaataaagtatataaaaatgttgctataaaacactaaaataagaaaacagttaaaaatacactacaaacactataTGTCTTGCAGTGTTTCATAGCCgtaaagtaaatttatttttcgaaGCAATAACatgctttgtacatttttaagtCTTGGTTGCTACAAGAACATGTTAAGTTCAAGCTCCCAAACCTTGGTCACTCCAACGTCTATTATAACTGCAAAAAATGACTGTACATCAATTGTTTTACTTCTGACTAACAATAAACCAGTAGGAAGTTGAACAGACGCTCTGTCGGATTGTGAAGATgcgaagaaagaaagtgtgacGTGTCACGGTGCAGATGATGGGAAGTCACGTAACGTTTTGATACAAAGCCGACAATTTCCCTCTCTTGAAAACGAGCATGCATCCAT
This sequence is a window from Pomacea canaliculata isolate SZHN2017 linkage group LG5, ASM307304v1, whole genome shotgun sequence. Protein-coding genes within it:
- the LOC112565375 gene encoding tetraspanin-21-like; protein product: MIQNQCCGVDNYLDFENATKWTRELNRTKLVIPMACCRIPSTDLECSRMPRDYNSHFLTGCFPKFKDKIERWKDTILAIGGTIVGVQISMVFLVLYVMNQLGIDVWFRELILKPLGLSELPPEPTPEPITPA